In one Stenotrophomonas maltophilia genomic region, the following are encoded:
- a CDS encoding TonB-dependent receptor family protein produces MSLSSYRPTPSLLFLAVSLGLSSTAAAAPQATTLDAVQVTAADASAQAREALKRVPGASNVIDVAKADSRLASSADVLAFQPGISAQSPGNEGTKVSIRGSGINRGPGAHASGIAVSLDGLPLTGPGGTPYELLEPLWLSRVEVLRGANGFERGALALGGAIDYVSRSGRDSAGMQLHYEAGSRGYQKRGISWGGVNGDLDYFLAYTDTEFDGYQRHARGDGKGAMANIGWQITPDLQTRFFVRYRETNHETPGRLTRDQIRNDPRAANAANLAIDARRPQPGSTWVGNVTTLQIDEDSSLQAGLVYHTYPMDLNESLYRQQLDYANLNATLDYHHRHRLFGLDSRTTIGLRVTHDLDADVRESLRFASNGYAAGTRTRDFRHHGTDSTLHVGNTLAFNDRLRMQTGLALINTRRDVQVTWPSSGGRLRDHDWDYAPRLGFTWQHSAQTQWFGNLSRSVEAPHPWSMIWGSNQYFGPGNGPSSGRQRAPVPMQNQTATTLELGARGDAVLGRWELTGYYAHVNHELLSVELQPVPNLFIAENNASPTVHRGIEAGLDSTLWQAAPGRLSLRQAYTFSDFRYRRDARFGSNRLPGLPRHSYQSELRFDHASGLYAALNTEYASRIAVDYANSYWADSHVIFGSRIGYDAPGGRWQAWAEMRNLGNRHYAATVTPGYDDAGKDVARSTPGEGRGIYAGVRWRFD; encoded by the coding sequence ATGTCCCTCTCGTCGTACCGCCCCACCCCGTCGCTGCTGTTTCTGGCCGTTTCCCTCGGCCTTTCCTCCACCGCCGCCGCGGCCCCGCAGGCCACTACCCTTGATGCCGTGCAGGTCACTGCGGCCGATGCCAGCGCCCAGGCCCGCGAGGCGCTGAAGCGCGTACCCGGCGCCAGCAACGTCATCGACGTGGCCAAGGCCGACAGCCGACTGGCCAGCAGTGCCGATGTACTCGCCTTCCAGCCGGGCATCAGTGCGCAGTCGCCGGGCAACGAGGGCACCAAGGTGTCGATCCGCGGCTCAGGCATCAACCGTGGGCCGGGCGCGCATGCCTCGGGCATTGCCGTGTCCCTCGACGGCCTGCCGTTGACCGGCCCCGGCGGCACGCCCTACGAACTGCTGGAACCGCTGTGGCTGTCGCGGGTGGAGGTGCTGCGCGGCGCCAACGGCTTCGAGCGCGGCGCGCTGGCGCTGGGCGGTGCCATCGACTATGTAAGCCGCAGCGGCCGTGATTCGGCCGGCATGCAGCTGCACTACGAAGCGGGCAGCCGTGGCTACCAGAAACGCGGCATCAGCTGGGGCGGTGTCAACGGCGATCTCGATTACTTCCTGGCCTACACCGATACCGAGTTCGATGGTTATCAGCGCCATGCGCGCGGCGACGGCAAGGGCGCGATGGCCAACATCGGCTGGCAGATCACGCCCGACCTGCAGACGCGTTTCTTCGTTCGCTACCGCGAAACCAATCACGAAACGCCCGGTCGCTTGACCCGCGATCAGATCCGCAACGATCCGCGAGCCGCGAACGCAGCCAACCTGGCCATCGATGCGCGCCGCCCGCAGCCGGGCAGTACCTGGGTCGGTAATGTCACCACGCTGCAGATCGACGAGGATTCTTCGCTGCAGGCCGGGCTGGTCTATCACACGTATCCGATGGACTTGAACGAGAGCCTGTACCGCCAGCAGCTGGACTACGCCAACCTCAACGCCACGCTGGACTACCACCACCGCCACCGGCTGTTCGGCCTGGACAGCCGAACCACGATCGGTCTGCGCGTCACCCACGATCTGGACGCCGATGTGCGCGAGTCGCTGCGCTTTGCCAGCAACGGCTATGCCGCCGGTACGCGCACGCGTGACTTCCGCCACCACGGCACCGACAGCACACTGCACGTCGGCAATACCCTCGCCTTCAATGACCGCCTGCGCATGCAGACCGGGCTGGCACTGATCAACACCCGCCGCGATGTGCAGGTGACCTGGCCGAGCAGCGGCGGCCGCCTGCGCGACCACGACTGGGACTACGCACCGCGACTGGGCTTCACCTGGCAGCACAGCGCTCAGACACAGTGGTTCGGCAACCTCAGCCGCTCGGTGGAAGCGCCCCACCCGTGGTCGATGATCTGGGGTTCCAACCAGTACTTCGGGCCGGGCAACGGCCCGTCCAGCGGCCGCCAGCGCGCGCCGGTACCGATGCAGAACCAGACCGCCACCACGCTGGAACTGGGTGCACGCGGCGATGCCGTGCTGGGCCGCTGGGAGCTGACCGGCTACTACGCGCACGTGAACCACGAGCTGCTTAGCGTGGAGTTGCAACCGGTGCCGAACCTGTTCATCGCAGAAAATAACGCCAGCCCCACCGTGCACCGTGGCATCGAAGCCGGTTTGGACAGCACGCTGTGGCAGGCCGCGCCGGGGCGCCTGTCGTTGCGCCAAGCGTACACCTTCAGTGATTTCCGTTACCGCCGCGACGCGCGCTTCGGCAGCAACCGCCTGCCGGGCCTGCCGCGCCACAGCTACCAGTCCGAGCTGCGCTTCGATCATGCCTCCGGCCTGTACGCCGCGCTGAACACCGAATACGCCTCGCGCATCGCGGTGGACTACGCCAACAGCTACTGGGCCGACAGCCACGTGATCTTCGGCAGCCGCATCGGCTACGACGCACCCGGTGGCCGCTGGCAGGCGTGGGCGGAAATGCGCAACCTCGGCAACCGCCACTACGCGGCCACGGTCACGCCGGGCTACGACGACGCCGGCAAGGATGTCGCCCGCTCCACGCCTGGCGAAGGCCGGGGCATCTATGCAGGCGTGCGCTGGCGTTTCGATTGA
- a CDS encoding VOC family protein has translation MLHHLSLGVRDLDAAGRFYDAALATLGFRRVFEDETAIGYGVVDDEDALCLKLRDDAAAPGPGFHVAFAADSAAAVDAFHAAAVANGGADNGAPGLRPDYGDFYYAAFVVDPDGHRIEAVTKTRPE, from the coding sequence ATGTTGCACCACCTCTCCCTCGGCGTCCGTGACCTCGATGCCGCAGGCCGCTTTTACGATGCCGCACTCGCCACGCTTGGGTTTCGCCGGGTCTTCGAGGACGAGACCGCGATCGGTTATGGGGTGGTCGATGATGAGGATGCGCTGTGCCTGAAGCTGCGTGATGACGCCGCAGCGCCGGGTCCCGGTTTCCACGTAGCGTTTGCCGCGGACTCGGCAGCGGCCGTGGATGCCTTCCACGCAGCCGCCGTGGCCAACGGGGGCGCTGACAACGGTGCGCCCGGCCTGCGCCCCGATTACGGTGACTTCTACTACGCGGCGTTCGTGGTCGACCCCGATGGCCATCGCATCGAAGCGGTGACCAAGACGCGGCCGGAGTGA
- a CDS encoding TetR/AcrR family transcriptional regulator has product MSPRTSDAPQRVIDAAAQMLARVGLNATSIREVTKLADAPLGSTYHHFPGGKQELLARATLMAGDKVEALLVALLNGGAVQGLQQFLAMWRERLLRSGFRAGCPVLAAAVEEPMDAVPSQPRAAAAEVFARWHDHLARALVAEGHAPAAAGELASLVIASVEGAVAMCRALQDIAPFDQVAAQLLRAVAPPAR; this is encoded by the coding sequence ATGAGTCCGCGAACGTCCGACGCTCCCCAGCGCGTGATCGATGCCGCCGCGCAGATGCTGGCTCGGGTCGGGCTGAATGCAACCAGCATCCGTGAAGTGACCAAGCTGGCCGACGCGCCGCTGGGTTCCACCTACCATCACTTTCCCGGCGGCAAGCAGGAGCTGCTGGCGCGAGCCACGCTTATGGCCGGCGACAAGGTGGAAGCGCTGCTGGTGGCGCTGCTGAACGGCGGCGCAGTGCAGGGCCTGCAGCAGTTTCTGGCGATGTGGCGCGAGCGCCTGCTGCGCTCCGGGTTCCGCGCGGGTTGCCCGGTGCTGGCCGCTGCCGTTGAGGAGCCGATGGACGCGGTGCCGAGCCAACCCCGCGCAGCAGCTGCCGAGGTGTTCGCGCGCTGGCACGATCATCTCGCCAGGGCGCTCGTCGCCGAAGGACATGCGCCAGCCGCTGCGGGTGAGCTGGCCAGCCTGGTGATTGCCAGCGTGGAAGGCGCGGTGGCGATGTGCCGCGCGCTGCAGGATATCGCTCCGTTTGACCAGGTCGCCGCGCAGCTGCTCAGGGCTGTCGCGCCACCTGCGCGCTAG